One genomic segment of Streptomyces niveus includes these proteins:
- a CDS encoding electron transfer flavoprotein subunit beta/FixA family protein: MSLRIVVCVKYVPDATGDRHFADDLTLDRDDVDGLLSELDEYAVEQALQIAGDHSGDDAEVTVLTVGPEDAKDALRKALSMGAHKAVHVEDDDLHGTDALGTSLVLAKAIEKTGYDLVICGMASTDGTMGVLPAMLSERLGVPQVTLLSEVSVEGGTVKGRRDGDAATVQLEASLPAVVSVTDQSGEARYPSFKGIMAAKKKPVESLDLEDLDIEAGDVGLEGAWTAVDSATERPARTAGTIVNDEGKGGDELAEFLVSQKFI, translated from the coding sequence GTGAGCTTGAGGATCGTTGTCTGTGTGAAGTACGTGCCCGACGCCACGGGCGACCGGCATTTCGCCGATGACCTGACGCTGGACCGTGACGATGTGGACGGTCTGCTGTCCGAGCTGGACGAGTACGCGGTCGAGCAGGCGCTCCAGATCGCCGGGGACCACTCCGGTGACGACGCGGAGGTCACCGTCCTGACGGTGGGCCCCGAGGACGCCAAGGACGCGCTGCGCAAGGCGCTGTCGATGGGCGCGCACAAGGCGGTCCACGTCGAGGACGACGATCTGCACGGCACGGACGCCCTCGGCACCTCGCTGGTCCTCGCGAAGGCGATCGAGAAGACCGGCTACGACCTGGTCATCTGCGGAATGGCCTCCACCGACGGCACGATGGGCGTACTGCCCGCGATGCTCTCGGAGCGTCTGGGCGTACCGCAGGTGACGCTGCTGTCCGAGGTGTCGGTCGAGGGCGGCACCGTCAAGGGCCGCCGTGACGGCGACGCGGCGACCGTACAGCTCGAAGCCTCCCTACCGGCCGTCGTGTCGGTGACGGACCAGTCGGGCGAGGCCCGCTACCCCTCGTTCAAGGGGATCATGGCGGCGAAGAAGAAGCCGGTGGAGTCGCTGGACCTGGAGGACCTGGACATCGAGGCCGGGGACGTCGGCCTCGAAGGCGCGTGGACCGCGGTCGACTCGGCCACGGAGCGCCCCGCCCGTACGGCGGGCACGATCGTCAACGACGAGGGCAAGGGCGGCGATGAGCTGGCCGAGTTCCTCGTGAGCCAGAAGTTCATCTGA
- a CDS encoding electron transfer flavoprotein subunit alpha/FixB family protein has translation MAEVLVYVDHVDGAVRKPTLELLTLARRLGDPVAVALGAGAADTAAKLAEHGAVKVLTADAPEFADYLVVPKVDALQAAYESVSPVAVLVPSSAEGKEIAARLAVRIGSGLITDAIDLTADDKGPVATQSVFAAAYTTNSRVTKGTPVITVKPNAAPVEPAAAAGTVEALSVPFGEAATGTKVVGRTPRESTGRPELTEAAIVVSGGRGVNGAENFAIIEALADSLGAAVGASRAAVDAGWYPHSNQVGQTGKSVSPQLYIASGISGAIQHRAGMQTSKTIVAINKDAEAPIFDLVDYGVVGDLFQVVPQLTEAIKARKG, from the coding sequence ATGGCTGAAGTCCTCGTCTATGTCGATCATGTGGACGGTGCCGTCCGCAAGCCCACCCTGGAACTGCTGACGCTGGCCCGTCGCCTCGGTGACCCGGTCGCCGTCGCGCTCGGCGCGGGCGCCGCGGACACCGCCGCCAAGCTGGCGGAGCACGGCGCGGTGAAGGTGCTGACCGCCGACGCCCCCGAGTTCGCCGACTACCTCGTCGTCCCGAAGGTCGACGCGCTGCAGGCCGCGTACGAGAGCGTGTCCCCGGTCGCCGTACTCGTCCCCTCGTCCGCCGAGGGCAAGGAGATCGCCGCCCGTCTCGCCGTGCGTATCGGCTCGGGGCTGATCACCGACGCGATCGACCTGACGGCCGATGACAAGGGTCCGGTGGCGACGCAGTCCGTGTTCGCCGCCGCGTACACCACCAACTCCCGTGTCACCAAGGGCACTCCGGTCATCACGGTGAAGCCCAACGCCGCCCCCGTCGAGCCGGCCGCGGCCGCGGGCACCGTCGAGGCGCTGTCCGTCCCCTTCGGCGAGGCGGCCACCGGCACCAAGGTCGTCGGCCGCACCCCGCGCGAGTCCACGGGGCGCCCGGAGCTGACCGAGGCCGCGATCGTCGTCTCGGGCGGACGCGGCGTCAACGGCGCCGAGAACTTCGCGATCATCGAGGCGCTCGCCGACTCCCTCGGCGCGGCCGTCGGCGCCTCGCGCGCCGCCGTCGACGCCGGCTGGTACCCGCACTCCAACCAGGTCGGCCAGACCGGCAAGTCGGTCTCCCCGCAGCTGTACATCGCCTCCGGCATCTCCGGCGCGATCCAGCACCGCGCGGGCATGCAGACCTCGAAGACGATCGTCGCGATCAACAAGGACGCCGAGGCGCCGATCTTCGACCTCGTCGATTACGGCGTCGTAGGCGACCTCTTCCAGGTCGTCCCCCAGCTCACCGAGGCCATCAAGGCGCGCAAGGGCTGA
- a CDS encoding DUF6986 family protein has product MGQGQQENVATSLADEVGAGISASLAPVDAELARRYPGDPGTRQPVHTVYVPADAFDAGTVRSWGDRALAALDEHAPDAASLARALGLSGELAGPVYERVRAKLEREPVEDLRIDFEDGYGPRSDEEEDIAAARAARLVHAAYGDGTAAPYMGIRMKCLEAPVRDRAIRTLDIFLSGLMEAGGLPEGLVLTLPKVTYPEQVTAMVRLVEEFEKARGLEHGRIGFEIQIETSQSILAADGTAAVARMIVAADGRATGLHYGTFDYSACVGVSAAYQSSDHPAADHAKAVMQVAAAGTGVRVSDGSTNVLPVGPTSQVHEAWRLHYGLTRRALARAYYQGWDMHPGHLPTRYAAVYAFYREGLEPAAGRLAAYVAKAGGDVMDEPATAKALSGYLLRGLDCGALDSDEVTRLTGLTRAELESYASPRRADLTVSAP; this is encoded by the coding sequence ATGGGTCAGGGCCAGCAGGAGAACGTGGCGACGAGCCTCGCGGACGAGGTCGGAGCGGGCATCAGCGCCTCGCTCGCACCGGTCGACGCCGAACTCGCCCGCCGCTACCCGGGAGACCCCGGCACCCGCCAGCCCGTCCACACCGTCTACGTCCCCGCCGACGCCTTCGACGCGGGCACCGTCCGCTCCTGGGGGGACCGGGCACTCGCCGCCCTCGACGAACACGCCCCCGACGCCGCCTCGCTGGCGCGCGCCCTCGGCCTCTCCGGCGAACTGGCGGGACCGGTGTACGAGCGGGTGCGGGCCAAGCTGGAGCGCGAGCCCGTCGAAGACCTGCGGATCGACTTCGAGGACGGCTACGGCCCGCGCTCCGACGAGGAGGAGGACATCGCCGCCGCCCGCGCCGCGCGCCTCGTCCACGCGGCGTACGGCGACGGCACCGCCGCCCCCTACATGGGCATCCGGATGAAGTGCCTGGAGGCGCCCGTACGGGACCGGGCCATCCGCACCCTCGACATCTTCCTGAGCGGACTGATGGAGGCCGGCGGACTCCCCGAAGGGCTCGTCCTCACGCTGCCCAAGGTCACCTATCCCGAACAGGTCACCGCGATGGTGCGGCTGGTGGAGGAGTTCGAGAAGGCGCGGGGGCTGGAGCACGGCCGCATCGGCTTCGAGATCCAGATCGAGACCAGCCAGTCCATCCTCGCCGCCGACGGCACCGCCGCCGTGGCCCGCATGATCGTCGCGGCGGACGGCCGCGCCACCGGACTGCACTACGGCACCTTCGACTACAGCGCCTGCGTCGGCGTCAGCGCGGCCTACCAGTCGAGCGACCACCCGGCCGCCGACCACGCCAAGGCCGTCATGCAGGTCGCCGCCGCCGGCACCGGCGTACGAGTCTCCGACGGCTCGACCAACGTGCTGCCGGTCGGCCCCACCAGCCAGGTCCACGAGGCGTGGCGGCTCCACTACGGGCTCACCCGCCGCGCCCTGGCCCGCGCCTACTACCAGGGCTGGGACATGCACCCCGGCCATCTGCCCACGCGCTACGCGGCCGTCTACGCCTTCTACCGGGAGGGCCTGGAGCCGGCCGCCGGGCGACTGGCGGCGTACGTGGCGAAGGCCGGCGGCGACGTGATGGACGAGCCCGCCACCGCCAAGGCGCTCAGCGGCTATCTGCTGCGCGGCCTGGACTGCGGAGCCCTGGACAGCGACGAGGTCACCCGGCTGACCGGCCTCACCCGCGCCGAACTGGAGAGCTACGCGTCCCCACGCCGCGCGGACCTCACGGTCTCGGCGCCGTAG
- a CDS encoding LacI family DNA-binding transcriptional regulator, with the protein MADTARHPEPRYGNRPTMKDVAARAGVGLKTVSRVVNAEPGVTPDTERRVQEAIDALGFRRNDSARVLRKGRTASIGLVLEDLADPFYGPLNRAIEEVARAHGALLINGSSAEDPDREQELVLALCARRVDGLIIIPAGHDHRYLEPEIKAGVATVFVDRPAGRIEADAVLSDSFGGARSGTAHLVAHGHRRIGFIGDQPRIHTAVERLGGYRAAMAEAGLPVEDSWVSLGTTVPERVHEAVVSMLKAPEPVTAILTGNNRVTVTVVRALAAHERPVALVGFDDIELADLLNPGVTVIAQDAATLGRTAAERLFRRLDGAPEAPGQVVVPTRLIARGSGELPPPADR; encoded by the coding sequence GTGGCCGACACCGCCCGTCACCCTGAGCCCCGCTACGGTAATCGGCCCACCATGAAAGACGTGGCAGCCCGTGCCGGTGTCGGCCTCAAGACGGTGTCCCGTGTGGTCAACGCGGAGCCGGGCGTGACCCCCGACACCGAACGGCGCGTCCAGGAGGCCATCGACGCGCTGGGCTTTCGCCGCAACGACTCGGCGCGGGTGCTGCGCAAGGGCCGTACCGCCAGCATCGGGCTGGTGCTCGAAGACCTCGCCGACCCCTTCTACGGCCCGCTGAACCGTGCGATCGAAGAGGTCGCGCGCGCCCACGGCGCGCTGCTGATCAACGGGTCGAGCGCCGAGGACCCGGACCGCGAGCAGGAGTTGGTGCTCGCCCTGTGCGCGCGTCGGGTGGACGGACTGATCATCATTCCCGCGGGTCATGACCACCGCTATCTGGAGCCGGAGATCAAGGCCGGGGTCGCGACGGTCTTCGTCGACCGTCCCGCCGGCCGGATCGAGGCGGACGCGGTGCTCTCCGACAGCTTCGGCGGCGCGCGTTCGGGCACCGCCCATCTGGTCGCCCACGGCCACCGGCGGATCGGTTTCATCGGTGACCAGCCCCGGATCCACACGGCGGTCGAGCGGCTGGGCGGCTACCGCGCGGCGATGGCCGAGGCCGGTCTGCCGGTGGAGGACTCCTGGGTGTCGCTGGGCACGACGGTTCCCGAGCGGGTCCACGAGGCCGTCGTCTCGATGCTCAAGGCCCCGGAGCCGGTCACGGCGATCCTCACCGGCAACAACCGGGTGACGGTGACGGTCGTACGGGCGCTGGCCGCGCACGAGCGGCCCGTCGCCCTGGTCGGCTTCGACGACATCGAGCTGGCCGACCTGCTGAACCCCGGGGTCACGGTCATCGCGCAGGACGCGGCCACCCTGGGGCGTACGGCGGCGGAGCGGCTGTTCCGCAGGCTGGACGGGGCGCCCGAGGCGCCCGGCCAGGTGGTCGTCCCCACCAGGCTGATCGCACGCGGCTCGGGCGAACTGCCGCCGCCGGCGGACCGGTAG
- a CDS encoding ROK family protein yields MHNDLVAALDIGGTKIAGALVDGDGKILVQARRPTPATEDGESVMRAVTEVLAEVGASPLWTRATALGIGSAGPVDAAAGTVSPVNVPGWRGFPLVERVRLATGGLPVTLVGDGVAMTAAEHWQGAARGYDNALCMVVSTGVGGGLVLGGKLHPGPSGNSGHIGHISVDLDGDLCPCGGRGCVERIASGPNIARRALEGGWRPGPDGDTSAAAVAAAARTGDAVAIASFERAAQALAAGIAATATLVEIGIAVVGGGVANAGDVLFLPLRRSLREYATLSFVRNLTVAPALTGTNAGLVGAAAAAALGRVPAAQIPADTAMSAPTAL; encoded by the coding sequence ATGCATAACGACCTCGTAGCCGCTCTCGACATCGGCGGCACCAAGATCGCCGGGGCGTTGGTGGACGGTGACGGGAAAATCCTCGTACAGGCCCGCCGGCCGACCCCGGCGACCGAGGACGGCGAGTCGGTGATGCGCGCGGTCACGGAGGTGCTGGCGGAGGTCGGCGCCTCGCCGCTGTGGACGCGCGCGACGGCCCTCGGTATCGGCAGCGCGGGCCCCGTGGACGCGGCGGCCGGCACCGTCAGCCCGGTGAACGTTCCCGGCTGGCGCGGCTTCCCGCTGGTGGAGCGGGTCCGGCTGGCCACCGGCGGTCTGCCGGTGACGCTCGTCGGCGACGGCGTCGCCATGACGGCCGCCGAACACTGGCAGGGCGCGGCCCGCGGCTACGACAACGCCCTGTGCATGGTGGTCTCCACCGGCGTCGGCGGCGGTCTGGTGCTCGGCGGCAAGCTCCATCCCGGCCCCTCCGGCAACTCCGGCCATATCGGCCACATCAGCGTCGACCTCGACGGTGACCTCTGCCCGTGCGGCGGGCGCGGCTGTGTCGAGCGCATCGCCAGCGGCCCCAACATCGCCCGGCGCGCCCTGGAGGGCGGCTGGCGGCCGGGACCGGACGGTGACACCTCCGCGGCGGCGGTCGCGGCGGCGGCCCGTACCGGCGACGCGGTCGCGATCGCCTCGTTCGAGCGCGCCGCGCAGGCGCTGGCCGCGGGGATCGCCGCGACGGCGACGCTCGTGGAGATCGGCATCGCGGTCGTCGGCGGGGGAGTGGCGAACGCGGGCGACGTGCTCTTCCTGCCGCTGCGCCGGTCGTTGCGCGAGTACGCGACGCTGTCCTTCGTCCGGAACCTCACCGTGGCACCGGCGCTGACCGGTACGAACGCGGGTCTGGTGGGCGCCGCGGCGGCCGCCGCGCTGGGCCGCGTGCCCGCCGCGCAGATTCCGGCCGACACGGCGATGAGCGCTCCGACGGCACTGTGA
- a CDS encoding NUDIX hydrolase has product MIVWINGAFGAGKTSTARELIDMIPNSTLYDPGVIGAGLRELLPQKRLAEVSDYQDLPIWRRLVVDTAAALLDDAGGVLVVPMTLLRQEYRDEIFGGLASRRIPVRHVLLALDETILRGRIAGRASGADAADDPARTERARQWAYEHIEPYGAALGWLTADALVVDTGGLTPAQSAALVADAVNAGSAGLCEIVQTPEPTAETVAAGVLLFDERDRVLLVDPTYKPGWEFPGGVVERGEAPARAGMREVTEEIGIELDQVPRLLVVDWEPPRPPGFGGLRLLFDGGRLPDRDAERLLLPGSELRGWRFVTEDEAASLLPPARYERLRWALRARERRTVLNLEAGVPVG; this is encoded by the coding sequence GTGATCGTCTGGATCAACGGTGCGTTCGGAGCGGGCAAGACCAGTACGGCGCGCGAGCTGATCGACATGATCCCGAACAGCACCCTGTACGACCCCGGAGTGATCGGTGCCGGGCTGCGGGAGCTGCTCCCGCAGAAGAGACTCGCCGAGGTGAGCGACTACCAGGACCTGCCCATCTGGCGCCGGCTGGTCGTGGACACGGCCGCCGCGCTGCTCGACGACGCGGGCGGGGTGCTCGTCGTCCCGATGACACTGCTCCGCCAGGAGTACCGGGACGAGATCTTCGGCGGTCTGGCATCCCGCCGCATTCCCGTACGGCATGTGCTGCTGGCGCTGGACGAAACGATTTTGCGCGGGCGAATAGCGGGCCGGGCGAGCGGCGCCGACGCCGCCGACGACCCGGCCAGGACCGAACGCGCCCGGCAGTGGGCGTACGAACACATCGAGCCGTACGGCGCCGCGCTCGGCTGGCTCACGGCCGACGCGCTGGTCGTCGACACCGGAGGGCTCACACCGGCGCAGAGCGCGGCGCTCGTCGCCGACGCCGTCAACGCGGGCTCGGCGGGGCTCTGCGAGATCGTGCAGACACCCGAGCCGACGGCGGAGACCGTCGCGGCGGGGGTGCTCCTCTTCGACGAGCGGGACCGGGTGCTGCTCGTCGATCCCACCTACAAACCGGGCTGGGAGTTCCCGGGCGGTGTGGTCGAGCGCGGCGAGGCGCCCGCCCGTGCCGGGATGCGCGAGGTCACCGAGGAGATCGGGATCGAACTCGACCAGGTGCCGAGACTGCTGGTCGTCGACTGGGAGCCGCCGAGACCGCCCGGCTTCGGCGGACTGCGGCTGCTCTTCGACGGCGGCCGGCTGCCCGACCGCGACGCCGAGCGGCTGCTGCTGCCCGGGTCGGAGCTGCGCGGCTGGCGGTTCGTCACCGAGGACGAGGCGGCGTCGCTGCTGCCGCCCGCCCGCTACGAGCGGCTGCGCTGGGCCCTACGCGCCCGGGAGCGGCGGACCGTACTCAATCTGGAGGCCGGTGTCCCGGTCGGCTGA
- a CDS encoding MBL fold metallo-hydrolase: MDLVAISPRLHMLRFPIGQAYLWQDENELTLVDSGHVYAAPDIEYAIRDLGLNPGNLRRIVLTHCHRDHVGAAQELAGRYGAEIMAHRLEAPVIRGEWPVPDPLLLDWEIPLYERGLTVPPAPPTRVDRELEDGDELPFGDGARVVHVPGHTYGSIAVHLPYHGVLFTGDAVAAAERRVMLGVFNVNRESAKRSMIRLAALGPSTVCFGHGDPLVTDATRDAASELRVSADRDTGLQIEYGPPLPGA, from the coding sequence ATGGATCTCGTTGCGATCAGTCCACGGCTGCATATGCTCCGTTTCCCCATCGGTCAGGCGTACTTGTGGCAGGACGAGAACGAGCTGACACTCGTCGACTCCGGACACGTCTACGCGGCACCGGACATCGAATACGCCATCCGCGATCTCGGTCTCAATCCCGGGAATCTGCGCCGTATCGTCCTCACCCACTGCCATCGCGACCATGTGGGCGCGGCGCAGGAGCTGGCGGGGCGGTACGGCGCCGAGATCATGGCGCACCGGCTGGAGGCGCCCGTCATCCGCGGCGAGTGGCCGGTGCCCGACCCGCTGCTCCTCGACTGGGAGATCCCCCTGTACGAGCGCGGTCTTACCGTGCCGCCCGCGCCGCCCACGCGGGTGGACCGGGAGCTGGAGGACGGCGACGAGCTGCCTTTCGGCGACGGTGCCCGGGTGGTTCACGTACCGGGGCACACGTACGGATCCATCGCCGTCCATCTGCCGTACCACGGCGTGCTGTTCACGGGTGACGCCGTGGCCGCCGCCGAACGCCGGGTGATGCTGGGCGTGTTCAACGTCAACCGCGAGAGCGCCAAACGGTCCATGATCCGGCTGGCCGCCCTCGGTCCGTCGACCGTCTGTTTCGGCCACGGCGATCCGCTCGTCACCGACGCCACCAGGGACGCGGCGTCCGAGCTGCGCGTGTCAGCCGACCGGGACACCGGCCTCCAGATTGAGTACGGTCCGCCGCTCCCGGGCGCGTAG
- a CDS encoding dipeptidase, with amino-acid sequence MSVSPIAETVTSLMPRARAELAELVAFRSVADPAQFPREECEAAASWVADALRAEGFRDVAALDTPDGSQSVYGFLPGPEGAPTVLLYAHYDVQPPLDESAWVTPPFELTERDGRWYGRGAADCKGGFVMHLLALRALKAAGGVPVAVKMIVEGSEEQGTGGLERYAEEHPELLAADTIVIGDTGNFRVGLPTVTATLRGMTMLRVQVDTLEGNLHSGQFGGAAPDALAALIQLLASLRAQDGSTTVDGLAADADWDGLDYPEADFRKDAKVLDGVGLIGRGTVADRVWARPAVTVIGIDCPPVVGATPSVQASARAQISLRVPPGQDAVEATKLLTAHLEAHTPWGARVAVEQVGQGQPFRADTSSPAYSSMAEAMRVAYPGEEMQTAGMGGSIPLCNTLAALYPAAEILLIGLSEPEAQIHAVNESVSPEELERLSVAEAHFLVNYARSKQG; translated from the coding sequence ATGTCCGTCAGTCCGATCGCCGAAACCGTCACTTCGCTGATGCCGCGCGCACGGGCCGAACTCGCGGAGCTGGTGGCCTTCCGGTCGGTGGCGGATCCCGCGCAGTTCCCCCGCGAGGAGTGCGAGGCCGCCGCGTCGTGGGTGGCGGACGCGCTGCGCGCCGAGGGCTTCAGGGACGTCGCGGCGCTGGACACCCCGGACGGCAGCCAGTCCGTGTACGGCTTCCTGCCCGGCCCCGAAGGGGCCCCGACGGTGCTGCTGTACGCGCACTACGACGTACAGCCGCCGCTCGACGAGAGCGCGTGGGTGACGCCGCCGTTCGAGCTGACGGAGCGCGACGGCCGCTGGTACGGACGCGGGGCGGCCGACTGCAAGGGCGGCTTCGTGATGCATCTGCTCGCGCTGCGCGCCCTCAAGGCGGCCGGCGGTGTGCCCGTCGCCGTCAAGATGATCGTGGAGGGTTCGGAGGAGCAGGGCACGGGCGGTCTGGAGCGGTACGCCGAGGAGCACCCGGAGTTGCTGGCCGCGGACACGATCGTCATCGGTGACACCGGCAACTTCCGGGTCGGGCTGCCGACGGTCACGGCGACGCTGCGCGGGATGACGATGCTGCGCGTCCAGGTCGACACCCTCGAAGGCAACCTGCATTCGGGCCAGTTCGGCGGCGCCGCGCCGGACGCGCTCGCCGCGCTCATCCAACTGCTCGCCTCGCTGCGGGCGCAGGACGGTTCGACGACCGTGGACGGCCTGGCCGCCGACGCCGACTGGGACGGACTCGACTACCCCGAGGCCGACTTCCGCAAGGACGCCAAGGTGCTGGACGGTGTCGGGCTGATCGGCCGGGGCACGGTCGCCGACCGGGTCTGGGCCAGGCCCGCGGTCACCGTCATCGGCATCGACTGCCCGCCGGTGGTCGGCGCGACGCCGTCGGTGCAGGCGAGCGCCCGCGCGCAGATCAGCCTGCGGGTGCCGCCGGGGCAGGACGCCGTCGAGGCGACGAAGCTGCTCACCGCGCACCTTGAGGCGCACACCCCGTGGGGCGCGCGGGTGGCGGTCGAACAGGTCGGGCAGGGTCAGCCGTTCCGCGCGGACACCTCCAGCCCCGCGTACAGCTCGATGGCCGAGGCGATGCGTGTCGCCTATCCGGGCGAGGAGATGCAGACAGCCGGTATGGGCGGCTCCATCCCGCTCTGCAACACGCTGGCGGCGCTGTACCCGGCCGCGGAGATCCTGCTGATCGGGCTGAGCGAGCCGGAGGCGCAGATCCACGCGGTCAACGAGAGCGTGTCGCCCGAGGAGTTGGAGCGGCTGTCGGTGGCCGAGGCGCACTTCCTGGTCAACTACGCACGGTCGAAGCAGGGTTAG
- a CDS encoding geranylgeranyl reductase family protein, with product MSSENADAGSEPGSAPGTGPEAGPEGGTDRSVWDVVVVGAGPAGASAAYAAAVAGRRVLLLEKAELPRYKTCGGGIIGPSRDALPPGFELPLRDRVHAVTFSMNGRLARTRRSRRMLFGLINRPEFDASLVEHAQKAGAVLRTGASVSRVQQHGPAVPDRRTVAVVLADGETILARAVVGADGSAGRIGAHVGVKLDQVDLGLELEIPVPPTVAEDWAGRVLIDWGPLPGSYGWVFPKGDTLTVGVISARGDGAATKRYLEDFVAKQGLAGFEPAVSSGHLTRCRSDDSPLSRGRVLVCGDAAGLLEPWTREGISFALRSGRLAGEWAVRIAEAHDAVDARRQALNYAFAIKAGLGVEMSVGRRMLSVFERRPGLLHAVITGFRPAWKAFADITRGVTSLGGLVRTHPLARRALDVLDRQQAGAARSTEKGARDQERESARDGDDRDKDPKDGAVTT from the coding sequence GTGAGCAGCGAGAACGCAGACGCCGGAAGTGAACCTGGAAGCGCGCCCGGGACCGGTCCCGAGGCCGGCCCCGAGGGTGGGACCGACCGGTCGGTGTGGGATGTCGTCGTGGTCGGCGCGGGCCCGGCGGGAGCGTCCGCGGCCTACGCGGCGGCCGTCGCGGGCCGTCGGGTGCTGCTGCTGGAGAAGGCGGAGTTGCCCCGCTACAAGACCTGTGGCGGCGGCATCATCGGCCCCTCGCGCGACGCCCTGCCACCCGGCTTCGAACTGCCCCTGCGCGACCGGGTGCACGCGGTCACCTTCTCGATGAACGGCCGGCTGGCCCGCACCCGCCGCTCCCGGCGCATGCTCTTCGGGCTCATCAACAGGCCCGAGTTCGACGCGAGTCTGGTGGAGCACGCCCAGAAGGCGGGCGCCGTGCTCCGTACGGGCGCCTCGGTCTCCCGGGTCCAGCAGCACGGCCCGGCCGTCCCCGACCGCCGTACGGTCGCCGTCGTCCTCGCCGACGGCGAGACGATCCTGGCGCGCGCGGTCGTCGGCGCCGACGGCAGCGCGGGCCGGATAGGCGCTCATGTCGGGGTGAAGCTCGACCAGGTCGATCTCGGTCTCGAGTTGGAGATCCCGGTGCCCCCGACGGTCGCCGAGGACTGGGCCGGACGGGTACTCATCGACTGGGGCCCGCTGCCGGGCAGTTACGGCTGGGTGTTCCCCAAGGGCGACACCCTCACCGTCGGTGTCATCTCGGCGCGCGGTGACGGCGCCGCGACGAAGCGCTATCTGGAGGACTTCGTCGCCAAGCAGGGGCTCGCAGGGTTCGAGCCCGCGGTCTCGTCGGGCCATCTGACGCGCTGCCGCAGCGACGACTCGCCCCTTTCGCGCGGCCGGGTGCTGGTCTGCGGCGACGCGGCGGGGTTGCTGGAGCCGTGGACCAGGGAGGGCATCTCCTTCGCGCTGCGTTCGGGCCGGCTGGCGGGGGAGTGGGCGGTACGGATCGCGGAGGCGCACGACGCGGTGGACGCCCGCCGCCAGGCGCTGAACTACGCGTTCGCGATCAAGGCGGGTCTCGGCGTGGAGATGAGCGTCGGCCGGCGGATGCTCTCCGTCTTCGAGCGCAGGCCCGGTCTGCTGCACGCGGTGATCACCGGTTTCCGCCCGGCCTGGAAGGCGTTCGCCGACATCACGCGCGGGGTGACGTCCCTGGGCGGTCTCGTACGGACCCATCCGCTGGCCCGGCGCGCGCTGGACGTGCTCGACCGCCAGCAGGCGGGCGCCGCGCGGAGCACGGAGAAGGGCGCGCGGGACCAGGAGCGGGAGTCGGCGCGGGACGGCGACGACCGGGACAAGGACCCGAAGGACGGCGCGGTCACCACATGA
- a CDS encoding nitroreductase family deazaflavin-dependent oxidoreductase codes for MSQPRSKPFYFKPSKGDARFNSLIGSLARRGVSFFGSAELSVRGRKSGRTQRVPVNPFTYEGSQYLISARGHSQWTLNMKAAGGGELRVGRRVRAFTAVEIPDAEKVAVLRGYLKRWGWEVGRFFEGVTAKSSDEEILAAAPDHPVFLITDS; via the coding sequence ATGTCGCAGCCGCGATCGAAGCCGTTCTACTTCAAACCGAGCAAGGGGGACGCCCGGTTCAACAGCCTCATCGGGTCTCTCGCCCGGCGCGGTGTGAGCTTCTTCGGCTCGGCGGAGCTCTCCGTGCGCGGCCGCAAGAGCGGACGGACGCAACGCGTCCCCGTCAACCCGTTCACGTACGAAGGCAGTCAGTATCTGATCTCGGCGCGCGGACACTCCCAGTGGACGCTCAACATGAAGGCGGCCGGGGGCGGCGAGCTGCGCGTCGGCCGCCGGGTGCGGGCCTTCACCGCCGTCGAGATCCCGGACGCGGAGAAGGTCGCCGTGCTGCGCGGCTATCTCAAGCGCTGGGGCTGGGAGGTCGGCCGATTCTTCGAGGGGGTCACCGCCAAGTCCTCCGACGAGGAGATCCTGGCGGCGGCCCCCGACCACCCCGTCTTCCTGATCACGGACTCGTGA